Genomic DNA from Theobroma cacao cultivar B97-61/B2 chromosome 3, Criollo_cocoa_genome_V2, whole genome shotgun sequence:
gaaattacataaaaaaattttaatttttaaaatcaacatttcttctaaaaatacaaatattattaataaaagttatgaaaatattaaaataattttttttattaatttaaaaattattattatattaaaaaaatgagaagcaTCAATCGGTTCTCCCCAAGAGAGGGGAGCATTGGCTAGTGTTCCTTAGGGAGCCCAATTTGGCATGTACTCCCTACGGGAGCATCGAGCTCCCATTGGGATCCCCTACATTGTTAGATATTATATTTTGACATGTACAGTGGTATATTTGTAAATATTCTAAATGTTTAAGGTTATTattgtattttgattttacaTGAAGACTTGACTATAAAAGTCTATTGTACTGACAATGTTTCTTTTCACCAACAAAATATACAATCATAGTTTTATTTCATCTCTTAACTTTCTCTAAATTCTTCCAATTTCATTGTCTCTTTCTCAACAATCAACAAAGCTTTCTCTAGATTTTTCCAGACTTTTCGTCTCTCTTTCAATATTCAACAGacatggaaattttttttaattagtaaaaaataaaaaattataattataaaattaatcgatggtaaaattatttttttacttttgtcaCTTtagcaaataaataaaaatattaacaattgATTAACGGCTGGGCTTATGTGTCAAGCGAAAAGTATTTTTTTGAAGTAGagtgtctatttcaaaaactaataaattttcatataattttgatcaaaacttaagaagtaaatattatttaatattattatttgaatataataaatgtaataaataatattatttagtattatttaaatttaatgaagaatatattttgtcttttaatattaaatattatttaattataataaaaggtttaattatcttataatacaaaatattattaatttataataaaaatatatttgtattttgatgaaaatattatttaattatagtaaaagttattttgattttattacttagaatatttttatcttttaacaaaataaattctttaattttaataaacaatattttttttcttatcatagtatttttgttttttaattaaaaaatctttaaattttaataaatgatatttttatcatttacccattattctttaactatttttaaaattattcctaCAAACCAAACAATTgaataagtaataataatCATTTCTATCATATTTCATTCCCGTAAACCaatgtatataataattattattttcttattatattctctttgaatgattattttattctcattcTATCATTTCTAATGAACCAAGTATACTGCTAGAGATGGAGGGAGGGAGTTAGTAGAGCCccacatttttaaaaattttaaaacttataatttttttttatttttaaaaaaatttatttctatttttttataaaattttatttttataaatattaaaattttaatatatccgTTTCATAGATATTATTTGTGTCccctaaacataaaattttgactccaCTGCTAATTACACCATAATCCAAGTTCTAGCTTGTTCTTAATGAGCAAGGTTCGCTCAGAAAAGGGACAGGCCGTCAGGTATAAACTTGGTAATTTTAGATACGACACAAAAAGACACAAGTTAAACAGGTTTTTAGTTTAGtcttaacgtgtttcgtgtctaatcGTATCTGATACATTAAGATACGAAAATTTTCGTGTCTTAACGTGTCAAACATGATAAACAcgtttaattaatcatgttatcgtgtttaaacGTATATACATGACACGTTTATTaacctattaaaaattaatagttaaatattattttaactctatataaataattttaaataatcattttaataagtattttttaattttataaatgtaataatgtaattattacgattgaaaattatgaatgatttttgatattATTAGTATTTGAAGGTTAGATGTTAATGAtgtattttatcatattatatgataatgaattttatatatgttatttatattaatttttattatatttgatgttattatttttttattttgttataattatttttataattatagattttaaatttaataataaaattatattttattgtaaatatttttatttaattatcttaAACGTGTTATTAATCATGTCGTGTCATTTattgacacgtttaataaacatgttaatcgtgtcgtgttaCACGTTTATTAAATGTATACGTGTacgtgttttaaatttaagatattaatattaaacGTATcgtatttatatttaattttaatatattttatatctaATTATGTTTAATATGTTTACTATACGAAAATACGAATTACTTGAATCAGGCCTGCACCAACCGAGCTGCTTCAGCTTTTAATCAACTTTACACTGGGTGGATGGCATGGCACTGGTCATCAGGTTCCGACTTGTCGTAGTTGCGGTGGCCATCGGGCTTTGACAGAAGAAGCAATAGTAATTGGGTTTACCCCTGATTTGGACCATTTGCTTAACGTTGTAACGAGCAGTTTGTAATGGGTTTTGCAGGTCAGGTTCAGCTTGAAGCTCCATAATGTTGGGCCCATCGTTTTAATTTAGGTATGTGGGCTTTTGAGATGTCCAGTCAACGCATGTATATCTCCTAAACAGTCAATAGAGAAAAATCGAAGTCTTGATGTGGAAATATCTGAACATCACGACATAAGAGGTCAAATGGAGAGTCTGAAATAAATACTTCTAAGAATTTAAGTTGATagatattaatataaaatcatgAATTAACTGTCAACATGCAATACACTAGGTGACGTGGTATTGTGTGATAGGAGTTTAAATTACATGGGGTGAAATTGCTTCAGCCACTTAATATGCCTCACCTAGAAAATCCAATAACTTAAGTCTTCTAATTGATTATGGtttggttgaattttataccCTTCTCTAACTTATAATGAATGGGCATCTTGATTCGTCAGCATACGTTTGTTTATTCTCAAAATCCCATTCATCATGACATCTTCAATGGCTACTTATAAAGTAGTTTATCTTCCTTCCCTAAAGTATCAatgtaaattatatttttttattataatttatacataaaaaaaagttcataATGTTTCTAATGTTAACTGAACTCTCCTTGTAAAAATTTTGAGCCATATATGCAAGGATTAAAAAGTGGAAGCAACAATTTTGGGAATTTTGAAATTCCCCAAGGTACATTGTTAGCTGGTAGTTAATTTTTTGGTGGTCCAAACATCGACCTAAAAAGGGTGTCATCTCCATAGTtctaattaaagaattaaggCAAGGTGGTATTAATCATCAGCTTTCTTGACAAAGGCCAAAAGAGGAACAGATAGCTGGGAGATATTTTTGATGACTACTTGATTTCTATCATGAAATCAACCAAGGAgcttgtcaaaaaaaaaaaaaacccttacAAGGAAACCGATATGAAAGGGAAAGCAAGGGACCCTTCGAGAAATAGCTAATGACAATTGACAGAAGGAAAGAAGTAGTAATATATAATGGAGTAGCACTTCCATTTATCAAGATAACTTCATTGCGCTATGAAAGCGAAACCATGGAAGACTTTGGCCTTGAATGTCATTATTTGCAAACTAAAATAAGCAGCCATCCGGAGGGGGTGGGGGATGATGtaatttgatgataacaaaggAATCATACAGGAAATGGATACGGTTGCCAACAGCAGAGGAGCCTCGCATTGATGGTTAAgtgtatttttattcaaacatAGAAATTTTCAACTAATTAATCCCCTAATTAATAGCTTTTCTTTGAGGTTTTCTCATAAAGTTGCAAAGTTCTCCCCAACCAAATTTCAAGTTAAAAGTTTGACTCCTGTTTACACTCCCAGAACATTTAAGACAAGAATTTGCATATGGCAATTGGATTACTTGCTTCTTCAACTCATTCTCACATCTTAACCATTGATAACAAAAACTGCAACTTAAAATCGATTGCTTGCGTATGAGGTCTACAATAAGAAATGAGAATGAAGGAAAGGacattttaagaaatttggCCGCAAAAGACTGGTGCATGCCATGAACAAAATTTTCGTAGATTGAAAATTTCCTGAAGAGAGAGTAGGAAATTTCTCTTGACTTGTGACATTCCTGAATTTTCAGTTTTCAGGTAAAACTGCCTACCCATTCAAAAGCAATGATCTCACTGATGGAACATGAAGCACGCAATCGAAGACCTTGAGTCACCAAGAATTGTCTTGTAATACAAGTTAGAACAAGAGAAAACCTTGATGGAAAGTgatctgaaaaaaaaaggaaacgcTGAAATCAGCTCAATTGGTCAACAAACAAGTAATAAACTTCAACCAAACTTGAACCAATCAAAGTTAAACTAAGACTATTAAGTATATTCCCTCTTTAATCCCGagcaaaatattcaaattagaTACcgaaaatattaaacaataatCTCGTTAGAAACTAAGGCAGTGGTTAACCCACCATTCTCTGCCTCCAAAGTCAGAATCTCCAATGAAAAGGCACGCACGGCAGAATCAATTTAACTTTCTCACGGTTTCTTGTTCCTTGATCTTATCTTCGCTATGtttcaattattatttaaaaaattaaaattcaattatttatgtaaatatgaattttttttgggtttaatCCTAACCTAATCTCTTTTATAAACCTTcctatttcttcaattttcagcTCTAAACCCAAAATAACTAACAACAGAAACTATGTTTCCGTTGTTTGGTTATTATtccttcctcttcttctttctttttctctgtttttttcCACTTCCTGGTTTTCCCGCCAGAATCACACCGGAACAAATAACGGTCATAACTACCGATACTCACAACGCCACGTGGCATAATTTCACTCGCTTTAAAGACGCCGAGAAGGGAAGCCACATCAGCGGCATGTCGGAACTCAAGAAATACTTCCAACGTTTCGGTTACCTCTCGATTCCCGACAACCAAAACGGCAACTTCACTGACGTTTTCGATACCCAATTCGAATCCGCAGTTATGTTATACCAACAGAAGCTCGGGTTACCTGTTACAGGCAAGCTCGATTCCGGCACAATATCAGCAATGATGTCCCCCAGGTGCGGCGTTTCGGACACCGCCCCGAGAATTCATTCAACGAAACATTTCGCCTATTTCTATGGAAGGCCAAGATGGGAACGTGGATCGCCTATGACTTTAACGTACGCTTTTTCGCCGTCTAACATGATCGATTACATAAGCTTATCGGAAATAAGAACAGTTTTTAAACGCGCGTTTTCGAGGTGGGCTTCGGTGATTCCTGTAAACTTTGCAGAGATAGAAGATTATGAATCGGCCAATATCAAAATCGGGTTTTTCCGTGGCGATCACGGTGACGGGGAACCGTTTGATGGGGTCCTAGGAGTGTTGGCGCATGCTTTTTCGCCGGAGAACGGGAGGTTCCACCTTGATGAAGCTGAAACGTGGGCCGTTGATTTTGAGAAAGTGAGATCAAAGACGGCTGTTGACCTGGAATCAGTGGCGACGCACGAGATTGGTCACGTACTCGGGTTGGCTCATAGTTCAGTAACGGAAGCCGTGATGTACCCGAGCTTGAGACCTCGTAGTAGAAAGGCAGACCTGAAACTTGATGATGTGGAAGGCGTCCAGGCTTTGTATGGGTCAAATCCGAACTTCAAGTTCAGCTCTTTGTTAGAGTCTGAAAATTCTTCTAACAAAGGAAATGTTCTAAATTGTATATCATCTAAGTGGACATTTTCTTTGGCAGTgatatctttttttcttcttttgatgATTACATGAGGGGCTTcttttttgagctcttttaaacttttcttttttccttttttctaggattatttATGGGTGATGAAAAAATTGTTCACACTCACAGAAGAATTGAAACAATTCTTTGGTTTTTAagggtatatatatatatatatatatttgtgaattattattatatatgtagtgtttaattttttgttggcTTAAAATTATATGCTTCAAACTTCCTGAAAGGTGCACTAACTATTTGGAGCACGAGACGACAAAGAAAGACACCAAACCCTTGACCCTACATCCGGGACTCGGGTGAACGACGGAAAGTAAGCAACGGAGAGAAGGAAAATCAGTGAAACTCTTCTATGTAGGAAATGTACAGAAAGTCAAGCATGCAGAGGTTTGATTAATACctttataatttgattgaaattaaaaacaaagagaaaggatttattcttatttattcttttatgattttgtgtatttttttggtaatacattcttaaatcattaaaaaacattttttttactagTATTAATTCCTCAATTGAAGGAATTCAAGCTTTTTTTCCTTGAGGATGGGAAGAGATGGGCCCATCTTCTATATGCATCCAAATCTAACCCATCCACTACGTGGCCGTGTTATCATCATATTTCAAAGCCTATATTGTTTGTGCTTTTTGAACTTGTCCTGTGCTGAGATTTTTACTCAATCCGTATGGTCTtaaattttagaaataaagtttaaataaattttaaaattcgtAATAAcgaaagttaaaaaaaaaatgaaagcttTATTAGATCAGTTTAATGGTGGGCAAATAAATGGTTTGTGTGGTTTGGTCTTTTATACCTAAAGATCAAATGGACTAAACATCTTTAAAAAATCGACCAAAATCAACCAAATcgatcaaatataaaattagttTGATCCGTTTAATTTTGAactaataaatcaaaattttattttttttgttacaaattataatattaaaacttataaactttatccataattataaaatatataaattatgtgtaaattaaatatatgtatatatataatattactttattatatatatgaaattaatagcactacttatatgttataatattttaatttttatatcaaagtttgtataaataataattaattataaacaatatgttataaaattaaggcaataactaataaaattattaagttaCAGTAGTACTTATgtgtatatacatatgtattactatattatgtatatgtgaaattaatgacaaaacttatatgttataatgttttatatcaaagtttgtataaataataactaattataaacaatatgttataaaaactaAGGTGATAATTTATAAGGTTATTaagtgtaatcatataaataaagtttattataagttatagtaatacttatatataaattaaatatatatatatataatttatacaattatatatattcataacattttatattacgaAATATTACCAAggtgtaataattataacatattaatatataggatatttactatcatatattataatattagcatataagttatatcatttaaaatatatagcttgtaatttcatattaatacatatttataaataaataaataaaactaaaattaaattgttatgACTATGATTTGTATACGTAcatataataaactaatatattttaagtatattattaattaagtttactatcaattcttcttaatatatataaaaaatatcatatattcatatataatatataatattttggtTTTCTGGGTGGAttggtttaaaaattttaaaattgagaaCCAACTAAAAAACCAATTAGATCAAACATTTTGAACAAATCGATCAAATAAACTAATTAGATCGAACCGTTTTATCCAAATtgcatttgattttgatagACAATTAATTTAGTTTGGTTTTGCTCACCCTTAAGTTTAggtgaaattaaatttgaaaacatttctttaaactttctcTCTTCTGGCTTTCTTGTGATTTAATCTTTGTGTGAGGGTTTTAAGCTTACTTAaaactttcattttcaaaatttaagattGTCCAAAGTTCAACTAAAGTTCAGTACTTAACAATCGAACAATTATATTAGCAAGTTGTAATAGATTTCTAATCATACACTTCAGTACCTActtgaaagttgaaaatttgttAATCAAAGTAATTTGTTAATGATGCTTTTGTCAACAAGAAAATACTTCCTCAGTAATTATATATGAGAgtgattatatataaaatctcagtaatttataaatattttcaataaatttaaataaattccaATAActtacaaataatttttctaataACTTCTTATGACAttcaaataatttacaaatattttatcaataacTTTTGATATGATATTATTAACCTAAAGTTATTAAAATATAGTTTCAATAGTAGATactaaattattcaaattgcatataattaattagtttttttaacAATATCAATCTCttaaatcatataaataatacgaataattattttttatgagacTTATTCATtagttaataattttaaaaatacttttaaataatttttatatattttcaataacTCAATATTGTTGAAATGGTTTAtattattatgaatatatgtgtgAATGTTCATTAGGTCACAGTCCAAGAGTTTAGATCAAGTCAGAAAGTTGAGACAGGCCAAATAGCCCAGTAGGTTGGACATAggattgtaatttaatttgaacttttatatttgattatatatatctagatttatatgtaaattagattggattaaAATTTGGATTTAATCCATCCAAATCAAATCCGTCAACATTATCTTTATCTTCTAAAATTCTATCTAGATAAGGGTTATTAGCCTATAGATAAATTCCTTACTTTATTTATAAGAACACATTATAGaataagatttttattttattaatagttTTATCTCATACTTGTTCTTTcatattatatttcataacacgTTATCagcataattttttaatctctCAAGTTTTGGTATCATTTAGTTTTTATCATCATCTAAAAGTCTAAGTTTTGatatcatttaatttctatcaTCATCTAAAAGTTGAAGTTCCATTTCTTTAGGCTTCCAAAGGTTTTCAATGGTTGGtctttgaatttttgttttagCAAATCAAGTAAGTAACTCAATATCTTTTTGGTATTTTCATTCCTTGAAAATCAACCTTAATGTGAATTTTGCTATCATGtattatttatcatattttgtcccttcatttattaaatcaagttgagcatgaaaatatatataattatatatgatatatttgTTCTAGTTTTGGAATATGATTTTcttaatatatgatttttttttgttgaatttcaacTATGATTTTGCTTGACATATGTAAATCTATATTTgatattatgatattttacataaaatattttgaattgaacATATAGAATTGACTTTGTTTGATATTTGGCTTTGTATGATATctacttttataaaaaatgaaaaatactaTACTTTGGTAATCTGAAATACATTTTGCTTTGGATTTTATGTCCTTTTACGGTTGAGCAAAAGAACGAACTactaatgaaaaatcataaacTTCGTCGATTCCTTGAAATGAATGcgatataattaataattatggtcATGAATGTAAAAGAGATCGCCATAATAATTGTAATCATGGTCGTTAAACTAATCACTATCCTAATAATACAGTTAACTATTAGAAGTGGATGGATAATTTTATCTATCAAGGGTGAATGGATACTTTTACCCACAAAGAGTGAATGGATACTCTTACCCACCAAAAGTGGATGAATACCTTTACCAACCAGGAGTGGATGGATTTCTTATCTTTAGCCACTGGAAGTGGATGGATATTTTACCGTTACCCACTAAGAGTTGATGGATACCTTATCTTTACCTATCAAGAGTGGATGTATACTTTTACCCACCAAAAATAGATGAGtaatgaagaaaatatagaaaaaaataaaaaaaatgtagaaaATATCTGTTATCGATGTGATATGAAATACTATTGATCGCATACCTATCGTATGTCGAAACATTTTGTTAAACTTTATCAAGCATTACtgaaagctaaaaaaaaaaatcgaaataaattttgttcaaGATGATTTTAACCATGGCCAACTTGATATAACACATCTAGatattattgtttttcttgtcCACCTTAAAGGAGTATTGATCATGTAATTGGtgattaaaatatacaaaaatgaaatttcttaagtAATTTGTTAATATGTTTTAGTATAATTTTATCATGAAGATGTTTTTATATGttctcattatatttaaatgatacgtatttattatgtgttttaataGTAAATTATATATCTAATTTTATCTTATGTTAACTTGCAAGTTCTTAACATGTATGTATCTTATtgtattgaagaaaaatatgaatattaatCAAGACTATATTACAcaaatattagaattattGAAATTCATGTTATTGTAAACCATAACTTTATTACTGATTTTAATGCTTGGCATGACTAGTTGGGCCATCCCAGATCAATAATGATGCAAAAAACTATTGAAAATTCATGTAATCATCTAttgaaaaatcagaaaatttttcaatttgatgAATTCTCTTCCATTGCTTgctctcaaggcaaattaattataaaaccatCATCAGTAAAACTTGGGAC
This window encodes:
- the LOC18606246 gene encoding metalloendoproteinase 1-MMP; translated protein: MFPLFGYYSFLFFFLFLCFFPLPGFPARITPEQITVITTDTHNATWHNFTRFKDAEKGSHISGMSELKKYFQRFGYLSIPDNQNGNFTDVFDTQFESAVMLYQQKLGLPVTGKLDSGTISAMMSPRCGVSDTAPRIHSTKHFAYFYGRPRWERGSPMTLTYAFSPSNMIDYISLSEIRTVFKRAFSRWASVIPVNFAEIEDYESANIKIGFFRGDHGDGEPFDGVLGVLAHAFSPENGRFHLDEAETWAVDFEKVRSKTAVDLESVATHEIGHVLGLAHSSVTEAVMYPSLRPRSRKADLKLDDVEGVQALYGSNPNFKFSSLLESENSSNKGNVLNCISSKWTFSLAVISFFLLLMIT